In a single window of the Arachis hypogaea cultivar Tifrunner chromosome 6, arahy.Tifrunner.gnm2.J5K5, whole genome shotgun sequence genome:
- the LOC112695411 gene encoding flowering locus K homology domain, whose translation MADAEVDQNIEEHEEEEEEEEEEQDQDQDQVIENVEHEENEGQEVAEEEPVAEAAAAAAPPPEVAAPAGGTGGDGGGGEKKWPGWPGESVFRMLVPAQKVGGIIGRKGEFIKKIVEETRARIKILDGPPGTSERAVMVSGKDEPDSSLPPAVDGLLRVHKRLLDGLENDFSHASSGVAGKVSTKLLVPASQAGSLIGKQGGTVKSIQEASNCIVRVLGAEDLPVFALQDDRVVEVLGDPTGVHKAIELIASHLKKFLVDRSVIPIFEMNMQMANPHRVEHMPPHQSWGPPQGLPPNAGGGPGFVPTPQYMPPPRPLDSYYPPAEIPPPVEKQPHHGISAYGRDSSIGVHASSNTQSAPSIVTQITQQMQIPLSYADAVIGTAGANISYIRRASGATVTIQETRGVPGEMTVEISGTASQVQTAQQLIQNFMAEAGAPTAAAAATGQQPQTGGPGADQGYNSYQAHSSVYASPPSNQGHTGGYGSVYGANYGY comes from the exons ATGGCTGATGCTGAAGTTGATCAGAACATAGAGGAacatgaggaggaggaagaagaggaagaggaagaacaagACCAAGACCAAGACCAAGTGATAGAGAACGTGGAGCATGAGGAAAACGAAGGGCAGGAGGTGGCGGAGGAGGAGCCCGTCGCGGAGGCTGCAGCAGCAGCAGCACCACCACCAGAAGTAGCAGCACCAGCAGGGGGAACTGGTGGTGATGGCGGCGGCGGCGAGAAGAAGTGGCCCGGGTGGCCAGGCGAGAGTGTGTTCCGTATGTTAGTTCCTGCGCAGAAGGTTGGAGGTATTATTGGACGTAAAGGAGAGTTCATTAAGAAGATTGTGGAGGAGACACGTGCTCGCATTAAGATTCTTGATGGTCCTCCTGGAACTTCTGAAAGGGCT GTAATGGTATCAGGAAAAGACGAGCCTGATTCATCTCTTCCTCCTGCTGTGGATGGCTTATTGAGAGTTCATAAGAGGCTTCTTGATGGTTTAGAGAATGATTTCTCCCATGCTTCTTCAGGTGTGGCCGGGAAGGTTTCTACAAAACTATTGGTGCCAGCATCACAAGCAGGAAGTTTAATTGGGAAGCAAGGAGGAACTGTAAAATCTATCCAAGAAGCATCAAATTGTATAGTTAGGGTTCTTGGAGCAG AAGACCTTCCTGTTTTTGCTCTTCAAGATGATAGGGTGGTTGAAGTACTAGGGGATCCCACTGGGGTTCACAAGGCAATTGAACTTATTGCATCCCATCTAAAGAAGTTTTTAGTTGATCGCTCTGTAATTCCAATTTTCGAAATGAAT ATGCAAATGGCAAATCCTCATCGAGTGGAGCACATGCCACCTCACCAATCATGGGGTCCACCTCAGGGTCTTCCTCCAAATGCCGGTGGAGGTCCTGGTTTTGTACCTACTCCTCAATACATGCCACCTCCGCGACCACTTGATAGTTACTATCCCCCAGCTGAAATCCCACCTCCAGTGGAGAAACAGCCCCATCACGGTATATCTGCCTATGGAAGAGATTCTTCAATAGGTGTTCATGCGTCTTCAAATACCCAATCTGCACCTTCCATAGTGACTCAG ATCACACAGCAAATGCAAATTCCCCTATCTTATGCCGATGCTGTTATTGGAACAGCTGGAGCAAATATAAGTTACATTAGACGGGCTAGTGGAGCTACGGTTACTATACAAGAAACAAGAGGTGTTCCGGGAGAGATGACAGTTGAAATTAGTGGAACCGCTTCTCAAGTCCAAACTGCCCAGCAATTGATACAG AATTTTATGGCGGAAGCTGGAGCGCCAACAGCGGCGGCAGCAGCAACAGGGCAGCAGCCACAAACAGGGGGACCTGGTGCAGATCAAGGATATAATTCTTATCAGGCTCATAGTTCTGTTTATGCATCTCCACCATCCAACCAAGGCCATACCGGAGGCTATGGCTCAGTTTATGGTGCAAACTATGGCTATTGA
- the LOC112695408 gene encoding uncharacterized protein isoform X2 codes for MQQHLMQMQAMMAAYYPNNVTTDHIQQYLDENKSLILKIVESQSSGKLSECAENQARLQRNLMYLAAIADSQPQPPTMAGQYPGSGMMQQGGHYVQAQQAAAAAAAQQMTQQQLMAARSSLLYAQQQPYAALQQQGLHGQLGMSSSGGGGGLHMLHGEASSGNMGGGGGGYPDFVRGSGAEGRSIIGSSSSSKQEMGDGRGGGGGGGSSSGHAGEGGETIYLKSADE; via the exons atgcagcAGCACCTGATGCAGATGCAGGCCATGATGGCAGCTTACTATCCCAACAACGTCACCACTGATCACATTCAACag TACCTGGATGAGAACAAGTCCTTGATTCTTAAGATTGTGGAAAGCCAAAGTTCTGGCAAGCTCAGCGAGTGTGCTGA GAACCAAGCAAGGCTACAGAGAAATCTAATGTACCTAGCAGCAATAGCTGATTCTCAACCACAACCACCTACCATGGCTGGCCAG TACCCGGGAAGTGGGATGATGCAGCAGGGAGGACACTACGTGCAGGCTCAGCAGGCGGCGGCAGCCGCGGCGGCGCAGCAGATGACACAGCAGCAGCTAATGGCGGCACGCTCCTCCCTCTTGTATGCGCAGCAGCAGCCATACGCTGCGCTCCAACAGCAAGGCCTCCACGGCCAACTCGGCATGAGTAGttcaggtggtggtggtggtctaCACATGCTGCACGGCGAAGCCAGCAGCGGAAACatgggaggaggaggaggagggtacCCTGACTTCGTGAGAGGCTCCGGTGCGGAGGGCAGGAGCATAATTggaagcagcagcagcagcaagcaAGAAATGGGTGATGGGCgaggtggcggtggtggtggtggaagcTCTAGTGGACACGCCGGGGAAGGTGGTGAAACAATTTACCTCAAATCTGCTGATGAATGA
- the LOC112695408 gene encoding uncharacterized protein isoform X1, with product MQQHLMQMQAMMAAYYPNNVTTDHIQQVLFSSLHSSTSPPLKRHLSFFSCGRGGIPFLLVVRFRFRLSLRRVCFVSALYLDENKSLILKIVESQSSGKLSECAENQARLQRNLMYLAAIADSQPQPPTMAGQYPGSGMMQQGGHYVQAQQAAAAAAAQQMTQQQLMAARSSLLYAQQQPYAALQQQGLHGQLGMSSSGGGGGLHMLHGEASSGNMGGGGGGYPDFVRGSGAEGRSIIGSSSSSKQEMGDGRGGGGGGGSSSGHAGEGGETIYLKSADE from the exons atgcagcAGCACCTGATGCAGATGCAGGCCATGATGGCAGCTTACTATCCCAACAACGTCACCACTGATCACATTCAACaggttctcttctcttctcttcattcttctacctcccCACCACTCAAAcgccatctttctttcttctcttgtggAAGGGGTGGCATCCCTTTCTTGCTTGTGGTCAGGTTCAGGTTCAGGCTCAGTCTCAGGAGGGTTTGTTTTGTCTCAGCTTTG TACCTGGATGAGAACAAGTCCTTGATTCTTAAGATTGTGGAAAGCCAAAGTTCTGGCAAGCTCAGCGAGTGTGCTGA GAACCAAGCAAGGCTACAGAGAAATCTAATGTACCTAGCAGCAATAGCTGATTCTCAACCACAACCACCTACCATGGCTGGCCAG TACCCGGGAAGTGGGATGATGCAGCAGGGAGGACACTACGTGCAGGCTCAGCAGGCGGCGGCAGCCGCGGCGGCGCAGCAGATGACACAGCAGCAGCTAATGGCGGCACGCTCCTCCCTCTTGTATGCGCAGCAGCAGCCATACGCTGCGCTCCAACAGCAAGGCCTCCACGGCCAACTCGGCATGAGTAGttcaggtggtggtggtggtctaCACATGCTGCACGGCGAAGCCAGCAGCGGAAACatgggaggaggaggaggagggtacCCTGACTTCGTGAGAGGCTCCGGTGCGGAGGGCAGGAGCATAATTggaagcagcagcagcagcaagcaAGAAATGGGTGATGGGCgaggtggcggtggtggtggtggaagcTCTAGTGGACACGCCGGGGAAGGTGGTGAAACAATTTACCTCAAATCTGCTGATGAATGA
- the LOC112695412 gene encoding uncharacterized protein: MVGKKPNGLEASDGNLSDNSSVKVSPNIAAMDREKNESYESLSFSEKKKLFAAKATMLRTESFKEKNEKFDDNNKAAFHEKKEFFKAKATMARTESFKEKNEKFDDNNKAAFHEKKDFFIAKIANSKSLSPKEKDEKFEAPKSGDDNKSAFSEKKDVFNAKIIATTESPKVKNEKSEVQKMGDDNKSAFYEKKEFFNAKTATSKTESPKEKNEKFEVQKTGEDDNNPAFHEKKDFFNAKISTLKTESPKEKNEKSEVKKIVDDDNATAFHEKKDFFNAKIATVKTESPKEKNEKSEVKKIVDDDNATAFHEKKDFFNAKIATVKTESPKEKNEKSEVKKVVDDDNATAFHEKKDFFNAKITTVKTESPKEKNEKTEVKKIVDDDNAATVLEKKDFFNAQITNLKTESPKDKIEKPEVQKSGDDNNIAAFYEQKDFPNVKVATLKIESPRDKSQKSEIQKQISSSVPQPSEQTTERHVTHTQTMDLSPKPNDLNLLFPKITVVIDSPNSSKNSQPNSPFSSKKALLRDGKKHRDDEDSSSSTSPVKSTGSMRTFRSKVTVGTAPTFKCPERAEKRREFYQKLEERQRAREEERKQYEARKKEEEEAALKELRKKLVIRAKPVPSFYYENPPPKRELKKSPLTRPKSPNLTKVSRRRSCGDALTAHPEICSRAARSIGSKRPITRHNSNDAASKINY, translated from the exons ATGGTAGGCAAGAAGCCGAATGGTTTGGAAGCTTCAGATGGAAATTTAAGTGATAACAGTAGTGTGAAGGTTTCTCCCAATATTGCAGCAATGGATCGTGAGAAAAATGAATCTTATGAATCTCTTTCATTTAGTGAGAAGAAGAAGCTTTTCGCTGCTAAAGCCACTATGTTAAGAACTGAATCTTTCAAGGAGAAGAACGAGAAGTTCGACGACAATAATAAAGCAGCATTTCATGAGAAGAAGGAATTTTTCAAAGCTAAAGCGACTATGGCAAGGACTGAATCCTTCAAGGAGAAGAACGAGAAATTCGATGATAATAATAAAGCAGCATTCCATGAAAAGAAGGATTTTTTCATTGCTAAAATCGCCAATTCAAAATCGTTGTCGCCTAAAGAAAAAGACGAGAAATTTGAAGCGCCAAAGAGTGGAGATGATAACAAATCAGCGTTTTCTGAGAAGAAAGATGTTTTTAATGCCAAGATTATTGCTACTACTGAATCGCCCAAAGTGAAGAATGAAAAATCCGAAGTACAAAAGATGGGAGATGATAATAAATCAGCATTTTATGAGAAGAAAGAATTTTTCAATGCTAAAACTGCTACCTCAAAGACTGAATCGCCAAAAGAGAAGAACGAAAAATTTGAAGTGCAGAAAACGGGGGAAGATGATAACAACCCAGCATTTCATGAGAAGAAAGATTTTTTCAATGCTAAAATCTCTACTTTAAAGACGGAATCGCCTAAAGAAAAGAACGAGAAATCCGAAGTGAAGAAGATAGTCGATGATGATAACGCAACAGCATTTCACGAGAAGAAAGATTTTTTCAATGCTAAAATCGCTACTGTAAAGACTGAATCGCCCAAAGAAAAGAACGAGAAATCCGAAGTGAAGAAGATAGTCGATGATGATAATGCAACAGCATTTCATGAGAAGAAAGATTTTTTCAATGCTAAAATCGCTACTGTAAAGACTGAATCGCCCAAAGAAAAGAACGAGAAATCCGAAGTGAAGAAGGTAGTCGATGATGATAACGCAACAGCATTCCATGAGAAGAAAGATTTTTTCAATGCTAAAATCACTACCGTAAAGACGGAATCGCCTAAAGAAAAAAACGAGAAAACCGAAGTAAAAAAGATAGTTGATGATGATAATGCAGCTACAGTTCttgaaaagaaagattttttcAATGCTCAAATCACTAACTTGAAGACTGAATCTCCGAAAGATAAAATTGAGAAACCTGAGGTACAAAAAAGCGGTGATGATAACAACATTGCAGCATTTTATGAGCAGAAGGATTTTCCCAATGTTAAAGTTGCTACCTTAAAGATTGAATCACCCAGAGACAAGAGCCAAAAATCCGAAATACAGAAACAGATAAGTTCTTCTGTTCCACAACCATCTGAGCAAACCACTGAAAGGCATGTCACACATACACAAACTATGGACTTGTCGCCAAAACCTAACGATTTAAACTTGTTGTTCCCAAAAATTACTGTTGTTATAGACTCACCTAATTCATCAAAAAATTCACAG CCAAACTCACCTTTTTCATCAAAGAAGGCATTGCTACGTGATGGAAAGAAACACCGTGATGATGAGGATAGTTCATCTTCTACATCACC TGTGAAATCTACCGGATCTATGCGAACATTTAGATCAAAGGTAACCGTAGGCACAGCCCCTACATTTAAATGCCCAGAGCGTGCAGAGAAACGGAGGGAG TTTTATCAGAAGTTAGAGGAGAGACAACGAGCtcgtgaagaagaaagaaagcagTACGAGGCAAGGAAAAAG gaagaggaagaggcagcTTTAAAGGAGTTGAGAAAGAAGTTGGTGATCAGAGCGAAACCAGTACCAAGCTTCTATTATGAGAACCCTCCCCCTAAGCGTGAACTCAAGAAG TCACCCCTGACTCGGCCAAAGTCACCAAACCTGACCAAAGTGTCAAGGAGACGGAGCTGCGGTGATGCTTTAACTGCACATCCAGAAATTTGTTCACGTGCAGCGCGTAGCATTGGTAGTAAGAGACCCATCACCAGACACAACAGCAATGACGCTGCTtccaaaattaactattaa
- the LOC112695410 gene encoding myosin-binding protein 1, producing MASSGVSTAMLSRNFSTSLASALLEWFLIFFLFVDAVFSYVITKFASYCKLQTPCLFCSRLDHVLGKQKTGFYWELICSAHKLEISSLVLCRAHDKLVNVQGICQNCLFSLANINKTNAENCNLVGKFGDESASRFDQDPLLGDRIETRCSCCNEQRIFNSYDERLAFSKSIESEVVDLDELEAVRDNLHDKKRRAKPSVSFRVSNLRNSQLDPLSHVGYTEVKVTSDTESESELPLSEDDDTNIPVSVKDDTKEDVKLPCEDIEPTIIDLNKASGKPRSLAPPLEPLLSEPEIQLENTDTHAIKSVSEAMGSENNEEELDWQQAEKNADATTVSKESYELTTNEVGLASDKRSAMDCEEIIKLGNKQTTSEAGSEPNPVSSDSFQQNPIILDLGDAYKLAVGNKGRQLSGILAEQWLGKDSTRVSEDLKIMLSQFSATRGTDLSMNDISPRLSINSDEMKNSDVSNSTGMQILQKMISLERNESGLSLDGSIVSEIEGESVVDRLKRQVDHDRKLMSALYKELEEERNASAVAANQALAMITRLQEEKAALHMEALQYLRVMDEQSEYDTDALQKANDAISEKDREIEELEAKLDFYRKKFPDESMNENVLVTNFEMKVKDIGLDNSQCSAIESEESILGKSVTENPIISDKAQELVTSLEGENVQLVKNSSLKFQEERLYISERLKKLEKQVYLFLNMHHSEEKCINSESSGKESPVNCEKLDSSLMMPDSVSILKMNSDAKDCDYLSSKEPKDFDENGDSPLLCGNNDLASTGNLIHNFVGRLQIIEADLSFLEHSMNLLSNGDEGLKLLKEIADHLQQLRRIGIREIDQQDA from the exons ATGGCGTCTTCTGGAGTGTCAACTGCCATGTTATCCAgaaattttagcacatcattggCATCGGCATTGCTGGAATGGTTTCtgatctttttcctttttgttgaTGCTGTATTTTCTTATGTCATTACAAAGTTTGCTAGTTACTGCAAATTGCAAACCCCATGCCTCTTTTGTTCAAGGCTTGATCATGTGTTAGGAAAGCAGAAAACAGGATTCTATTGGGAATTGATTTGCAGTGCTCATAAATTGGAGATTTCTTCATTGGTTCTTTGTCGTGCGCATGATAAGCTTGTTAATGTTCAAGGAATTTGCCAAAACTGCCTCTTTTCTCTTGCTAACATCAATAAAACCAATGCTGAAAATTGCAACTTAGTAGGTAAATTTGGGGATGAATCTGCCTCCAGGTTTGATCAGGATCCATTACTTGGTGACCGGATTGAAACACGGTGTTCTTGTTGCAATGAGCAAAGGATTTTCAATTCTTATGATGAAAGATTGGCTTTCAGTAAGTCAATTGAGTCTGAAGTTGTGGATCTTGATGAGTTGGAAGCTGTTAGAGACAATTTACATGACAAGAAAAGGAGAGCAAAACCATCAGTATCATTCAGAGTTTCAAACCTTAGAAATAGCCAGCTTGACCCTTTGTCTCATGTAGGTTATACAGAAGTCAAGGTTACTTCTGATACTGAGTCTGAATCTGAACTTCCCTTATCCGAAGATGACGATACCAATATACCAGTTTCTGTAAAGGATGATACCAAGGAAGATGTAAAACTTCCATGTGAAGACATAGAGCCTACCATCATTGATTTAAATAAGGCTTCAGGGAAGCCCAGGAGTTTAGCTCCTCCACTTGAGCCATTACTATCAGAGCCGGAAATTCAGTTAGAAAATACGGATACTCATGCTATAAAATCTGTATCAGAAGCAATGGGAAGTGAGAATAATGAAGAAGAACTTGATTGGCAACAGGCTGAAAAAAATGCTGATGCTACCACAGTATCAAAGGAAAGCT ATGAATTGACAACAAATGAAGTTGGGCTAGCATCTGATAAAAGATCTGCCATGGATTGTGAGGAAATCATCAAGTTAGGCAATAAGCAAACAACATCCGAAGCAGGTTCCGAACCAAACCCGGTTTCTAGCGACAGTTTTCAGCAAAATCCCATTATATTGGATCTTGGTGATGCTTATAAGCTAGCTGTTGGTAACAAAGGAAGACAGTTATCCGGCATTCTTGCTGAACAATGGCTTGGTAAAGATTCTACAAGAGTTAGCGAAGACTTGAAGATTATGTTGTCACAATTCTCTGCCACTCGAGGAACTGATCTGTCTATGAACGATATCAGTCCCAGGTTGTCTATAAACAGTGACGAAATGAAGAATTCTGATGTTTCTAACTCTACCGGAATGCAGATACTTCAAAAGATGATATCACTCGAGCGAAATGAGTCCGGCTTGTCTCTGGATGGAAGCATTGTGAGTGAAATCGAAGGTGAAAGCGTGGTTGACAGACTAAAAAGGCAAGTTGATCATGACAGGAAACTGATGAGTGCTTTGTATAAAGAGCTGGAGGAAGAAAGAAATGCTTCTGCAGTTGCTGCTAATCAAGCACTAGCCATGATCACAAGGCTGCAGGAAGAAAAGGCAGCATTACATATGGAAGCCTTGCAGTATTTAAGAGTGATGGATGAGCAATCAGAGTATGATACGGACGCTTTGCAAAAGGCGAACGATGCTATTTCTGAGAAGGACAGAGAGATTGAGGAATTGGAAGCAAAGCTTGATTTTTATAGGAAGAAATTCCCTGATGAATCAATGAATGAAAATGTTTTGGTGACAAACTTTGAGATGAAGGTGAAGGATATTGGATTGGATAACTCACAATGTTCTGCCATTGAAAGCGAAGAAAGTATTCTTGGAAAATCAGTTACTGAAAATCCTATTATATCTGACAAAGCTCAAGAGTTAGTCACATCTTTGGAGGGGGAAAATGTTCAACTTGTGAAAAATTCATCGTTGAAGTTTCAAGAGGAAAGGCTGTATATTTCGGAACGGTTGAAGAAGCTGGAGAAGCAAGTTTACCTTTTCTTGAATATGCATCACTCAGAGGAGAAGTGCATCAATTCTGAAAGTTCTGGAAAAGAATCCCCAGTAAACTGCGAAAAGTTAGACAGCAGTCTCATGATGCCAGATTCTGTTTCCATATTAAAAATGAATTCAGATGCCAAGGATTGTGATTACTTATCATCCAAGGAACCTAAAGATTTCGACGAAAATGGTGATTCCCCTTTGCTCTGTGGAAATAATGATTTAGCTTCAACTGGAAATTTGATTCATAACTTCGTCGGAAGGCTTCAAATTATTGAGGCCGACCTGAGTTTCCTTGAGCATAGTATGAACTTACTAAGCAATGGAGATGAAGGACTCaaattgttaaaggaaatagctGATCATCTGCAACAGTTACGTCGAATCGGGATTAGAGAAATTGATCAACAAGATGCTTAA